From one Geoalkalibacter halelectricus genomic stretch:
- the feoB gene encoding ferrous iron transport protein B, which translates to MTQVALAGQPNCGKSTIFNMLAGVNQHVANYPGVTVDKKTATLKHGGRTFTLVDLPGTYSFSTYSLEERVAKSFLLEENTDVIVNVVDASNLRRNLYLTFQLLELGKPVVLVLNMMDVAERRELEIDVGKLSEMLNIRVVTAVGAKRKGKQELLEAIAAAAREKLVQPFRIDYEELETYIARLERQISSESKLSRRWLAIKALEGDDVVLDRVSIDRASIEDLTAQIHALHDIDVDQMIAGLRYAGADLVYHKCVKEKPGQSETLTSRVDRIVLNRWLAFPILGLVIFLVYQLAIVWGYKLTDHTWPLLAAVRNQIFSLLPDARFIEVPLLTDFGIWMTNSVLALLNYIPIFIILFILIAILEDIGYMPRMAFILDRIFRRYGLHGQSTLPLVLGGAFVGGCAVPGVMATKGIADERARLATILTVPYMNCLAKVPFYTLLLGAFFKPDMALMMFFISTVTLFIAMIVARTLTLTVLRNRETAPFVMELPTYHLPTLKGVLLRAMQRVWLYIKKVVTIVVAVAVVLFVLLQYPGVAPEKMAQFRAEADTALADFSALAESTAYASHLDEPHKIHTLLNLYESYRTGRLLATSETAVAELDQRYEEKHPQLFPLLRPADPEARQLNRALRNLSNVSRSLQMQIKNEKISNSYLGTFGRALEPLTRHAGFDWRINVAFLSSFAARESAVATLGSIYEQGRTDASPEAVMAQDGTYTPLHAASMILFMILTPPCIATMVVVKLQTGSYRWMLFAIAFPVTLGILLSILLFSLGVHYGWSGLELMRNFYIAVALLALGLGLIKTKQSGWQVGKTH; encoded by the coding sequence ATGACCCAGGTTGCGTTGGCGGGCCAGCCCAACTGCGGCAAGTCGACCATCTTCAACATGCTCGCCGGGGTCAATCAGCATGTCGCCAACTACCCCGGAGTCACCGTCGATAAAAAGACCGCGACCCTCAAGCACGGGGGACGCACTTTCACCCTCGTCGATCTGCCCGGGACCTACTCTTTCAGCACTTACTCGCTCGAAGAGCGCGTCGCCAAGAGCTTTCTCCTCGAGGAGAACACCGATGTCATCGTCAACGTCGTCGATGCCTCGAACCTGCGCCGCAATCTCTATTTGACCTTTCAATTGCTGGAGTTGGGCAAACCGGTCGTCCTGGTATTGAACATGATGGACGTGGCCGAACGACGCGAGTTGGAAATCGATGTGGGCAAGCTCTCCGAGATGCTCAATATCCGCGTGGTCACGGCGGTCGGCGCCAAGCGCAAGGGCAAGCAAGAGCTTCTTGAGGCCATTGCCGCGGCGGCGCGCGAGAAGCTGGTCCAACCATTTCGAATCGATTACGAAGAGCTCGAAACCTACATCGCGCGTCTTGAGAGACAGATCTCCTCGGAGTCGAAGCTGTCCAGGCGCTGGCTGGCCATCAAGGCTCTGGAGGGCGATGATGTGGTGCTCGACAGGGTCTCCATCGACCGTGCATCCATCGAAGATCTCACCGCGCAGATCCATGCGCTCCACGATATCGACGTCGACCAGATGATCGCCGGGCTGCGCTACGCCGGGGCCGATCTGGTCTACCACAAGTGCGTCAAGGAGAAACCGGGACAAAGCGAAACCCTCACGTCGCGCGTCGACCGTATCGTTCTCAATCGCTGGCTGGCGTTTCCCATCCTCGGATTGGTCATCTTTCTGGTCTATCAACTCGCCATCGTCTGGGGTTACAAGCTGACCGATCACACCTGGCCGCTGCTGGCGGCGGTGCGCAATCAGATTTTCTCCCTGCTGCCCGATGCCCGGTTCATCGAGGTGCCCCTGCTCACCGATTTCGGCATCTGGATGACCAACAGCGTGCTGGCCCTGCTCAACTACATCCCGATTTTCATCATTCTGTTTATCCTCATCGCCATCCTTGAGGACATCGGCTACATGCCACGCATGGCGTTTATCCTCGACCGGATTTTTCGTAGATACGGCCTCCACGGGCAGTCGACCCTGCCCCTGGTGCTCGGCGGCGCGTTTGTGGGCGGGTGCGCGGTGCCGGGAGTGATGGCGACCAAGGGCATCGCCGACGAGCGGGCGCGGCTGGCCACCATTCTCACCGTTCCCTACATGAACTGTCTGGCCAAGGTGCCTTTTTACACCCTGCTGCTGGGCGCCTTTTTCAAGCCGGACATGGCGCTGATGATGTTCTTCATCTCAACGGTGACCCTGTTCATCGCCATGATCGTGGCGCGCACCCTCACCCTGACGGTGCTCAGAAACCGCGAGACGGCGCCCTTTGTCATGGAGCTGCCGACCTATCACCTGCCGACCCTCAAGGGCGTGCTGCTGCGCGCCATGCAGCGCGTGTGGCTCTACATCAAAAAAGTCGTCACCATCGTCGTCGCCGTCGCCGTGGTGCTGTTCGTGCTGCTGCAGTATCCGGGCGTCGCCCCGGAAAAAATGGCGCAATTTCGCGCCGAGGCCGACACGGCACTGGCAGATTTCTCGGCTCTTGCCGAAAGCACCGCCTATGCCTCGCATCTGGACGAACCCCACAAAATCCACACCCTGCTCAACCTCTATGAAAGCTATCGCACCGGGCGTCTGCTGGCCACTTCGGAGACCGCCGTGGCGGAGCTCGATCAGCGCTACGAGGAAAAACATCCTCAACTGTTTCCCTTGCTGCGTCCCGCGGACCCCGAAGCCCGCCAATTGAACCGCGCCTTGCGCAACCTGTCCAACGTCTCTCGCAGCCTGCAGATGCAGATCAAGAACGAAAAGATCTCCAATTCCTACCTCGGCACTTTCGGCCGCGCTCTTGAGCCCCTGACCCGCCATGCCGGTTTCGACTGGCGCATCAACGTGGCATTTCTCAGTTCCTTTGCCGCCCGGGAAAGCGCTGTGGCCACCTTGGGATCCATTTACGAGCAGGGCCGCACCGACGCCAGTCCCGAAGCGGTCATGGCCCAGGATGGCACCTACACGCCTCTGCATGCCGCCTCCATGATCCTGTTCATGATTCTCACCCCGCCGTGCATCGCCACCATGGTGGTGGTCAAATTGCAGACCGGTTCCTATCGCTGGATGCTGTTCGCCATCGCCTTTCCCGTGACCCTGGGAATCCTGCTCTCCATTTTGCTTTTCTCCCTCGGCGTCCACTACGGCTGGAGCGGTTTGGAACTCATGCGCAATTTTTATATCGCCGTCGCGCTGCTCGCCTTGGGTTTAGGACTGATCAAAACCAAGCAATCCGGCTGGCAGGTCGGAAAAACCCACTGA
- a CDS encoding FeoA family protein → MKPPAPCALALSDLKQNERAVIRQCTADGLLKQKLLSMGFIPGAEVRMIRNAPLRDPIEIGIHNYLVTLRRSEAQMIRVQAP, encoded by the coding sequence ATGAAGCCCCCTGCCCCCTGCGCCCTGGCCCTCTCGGACTTGAAGCAAAACGAGCGCGCCGTGATCCGTCAGTGCACCGCCGACGGCCTGCTCAAGCAGAAGCTGCTCAGCATGGGATTTATTCCCGGCGCCGAAGTCCGCATGATCAGGAACGCTCCTCTGCGCGATCCAATTGAAATCGGTATTCACAATTATCTGGTGACCCTGCGACGTAGCGAAGCGCAGATGATTCGGGTTCAGGCGCCATGA
- a CDS encoding B12-binding domain-containing radical SAM protein → MRIAMACVPIVEWYQERLVPAYMDGYRNNPHLGPYLLAAVLEQAGFDLSLVDLTCAEFLDESVAERFAEFDVVLLSCNSTNWPTGRLLIDWLKQSCPAQVLVVGGIHATLFGREVIQTTPVDYVIAGEGERSLPLLLDALQQQGGYHKVPGLIWRQAGALVANPPAPLLSSRELDALPLPLYSAMPPGRFKTIAIESSRGCQGNCLFCAIPFRKHWRPLSAGAFVDKVEALQPFLDKVEMRHFSVVDDCFTIDRQRALDIVELTRRRGVNFQATYDARIRDFLDEELVEHLSSCSRGVLVGAESFLPRTLKRIGKPVTPDEIVRCARILDRYGLAEDTIFSFIIGFPWETKREVQENFSRIVDLALTFGVRIFLQWHTLTPGSALWHRLLRQGKVAVADLDTVGFLLGEKWFYVSSSLSVEDRLDISDMVTSVQKVMAFTKPYGSKRGEISFIIPPYLLNNKQLTEKWRESYFAPEQPQA, encoded by the coding sequence ATGCGCATCGCCATGGCCTGTGTGCCCATCGTGGAGTGGTACCAGGAACGCCTGGTGCCGGCCTACATGGACGGGTATCGCAACAATCCCCACCTGGGCCCTTATCTTTTAGCCGCCGTATTGGAACAGGCGGGGTTTGACCTGAGCCTGGTGGATCTGACCTGCGCGGAATTTCTCGATGAAAGCGTTGCCGAGAGGTTTGCCGAGTTCGACGTCGTCCTGCTCTCGTGCAATTCGACCAACTGGCCGACGGGCCGCCTGCTGATCGACTGGCTCAAGCAAAGTTGCCCCGCTCAGGTGCTGGTTGTTGGGGGCATTCATGCCACTCTTTTCGGCCGTGAGGTCATACAGACCACCCCGGTCGACTATGTCATCGCCGGCGAAGGGGAAAGATCGCTGCCCCTGCTGTTGGACGCGCTGCAACAGCAGGGGGGCTACCACAAGGTGCCCGGCCTGATCTGGCGACAGGCTGGCGCCCTGGTGGCCAACCCGCCGGCGCCTTTGTTGAGTTCCCGCGAGCTCGATGCCCTGCCTCTGCCTCTTTACTCCGCCATGCCCCCGGGGCGTTTCAAGACCATCGCCATCGAGTCGTCCCGCGGATGTCAGGGTAATTGTCTGTTTTGCGCTATTCCCTTTCGCAAGCATTGGCGCCCCTTGTCGGCAGGCGCCTTTGTGGACAAGGTCGAGGCTCTTCAGCCCTTCCTCGACAAGGTCGAAATGCGGCATTTCTCCGTGGTGGACGACTGTTTCACCATCGACCGGCAACGCGCCCTGGACATCGTGGAGCTGACCCGGCGGCGGGGGGTGAATTTCCAAGCCACCTACGACGCGCGCATCCGCGATTTTCTCGATGAAGAGTTGGTGGAACACCTTAGTTCCTGCTCCAGAGGCGTCCTCGTGGGTGCCGAATCCTTCCTGCCGCGCACACTCAAGCGCATCGGCAAGCCGGTGACGCCGGATGAAATCGTGCGTTGCGCCCGCATTCTCGATCGCTACGGTCTGGCCGAGGACACCATTTTTTCGTTTATTATCGGCTTTCCCTGGGAAACCAAGCGCGAGGTGCAGGAAAACTTCAGCCGCATTGTCGATCTCGCGCTGACCTTTGGCGTCCGAATCTTTCTTCAATGGCATACCCTGACCCCGGGATCGGCCTTGTGGCACCGGCTGCTGCGGCAGGGCAAGGTCGCGGTGGCCGATCTTGATACGGTCGGATTTCTCCTCGGCGAAAAATGGTTTTATGTCTCCTCCTCCCTGTCCGTGGAAGACCGCCTCGACATCAGTGATATGGTCACCAGTGTGCAAAAGGTCATGGCGTTTACCAAGCCCTATGGCAGCAAGCGGGGAGAGATCTCCTTCATCATCCCGCCGTATCTGCTCAACAACAAGCAACTGACTGAGAAGTGGCGCGAAAGCTACTTCGCTCCCGAGCAGCCTCAAGCCTGA